A genome region from Actinobacillus arthritidis includes the following:
- a CDS encoding FKBP-type peptidyl-prolyl cis-trans isomerase translates to MALDFNSVTLDSTEAKGGYGIGLQIGQQLLSSGMDVDAEAVARGINDVLNQNPPAIDLNEVTATLQELGARAEAAQAEAFKAIEADNKAFLEENKKAKGVVVTDSGLQYEVLTEGNGAKPTADSTVRVHYTGSLIDGTVFDSSVKRGTPAEFPVGGVIKGWTEALQLMTVGSKWRLTIPQELAYGERGAGASIPPFATLIFEVELLDIL, encoded by the coding sequence ATGGCATTAGATTTTAATTCAGTCACTTTAGATAGCACAGAAGCAAAAGGTGGTTACGGTATCGGTTTACAAATCGGTCAACAATTATTAAGTAGCGGAATGGACGTTGACGCAGAAGCCGTTGCTCGCGGCATCAACGATGTCTTAAACCAAAACCCTCCAGCAATTGACCTTAATGAAGTAACCGCGACATTACAAGAATTAGGTGCAAGAGCGGAAGCAGCGCAAGCAGAAGCATTTAAAGCGATTGAAGCGGACAACAAAGCATTCTTAGAAGAAAATAAGAAAGCGAAAGGTGTCGTAGTGACTGACTCCGGTTTACAATACGAAGTATTAACGGAAGGTAACGGTGCAAAACCGACCGCAGACAGTACCGTGCGTGTACATTATACCGGCTCATTAATTGACGGTACTGTATTTGACAGTTCAGTAAAACGTGGTACGCCGGCTGAATTTCCGGTTGGAGGTGTCATCAAAGGTTGGACCGAAGCATTACAATTAATGACTGTCGGTTCAAAATGGCGTTTAACTATTCCACAAGAGTTAGCATACGGCGAACGTGGCGCAGGTGCATCAATTCCTCCGTTTGCTACATTAATTTTTGAAGTTGAATTATTAGATATTCTATAA
- a CDS encoding amino acid ABC transporter permease: MLENFLLQIPFMDEARVKLVIDAFFPMVEAAVLVSIPLAIASFIIGMAIAVGVALIRVTPVNGILHRIALAIVKVYISIIRGTPMLVQISVVFYGLPAIGVYIDPIPAAIIGFSLNIGAYGSETVRAAISSVPKGQWEAGYTIGMTYMQTFRRIIAPQAIRVAVPPLSNTFIGLFKDTSLASVVTVTEMFRVAQQMANMSYDFLPVYIEAGLIYWCFCWVLFLIQAKLERRFNRFVAK, translated from the coding sequence GTGTTAGAAAATTTTTTACTGCAAATTCCATTTATGGATGAAGCACGTGTAAAGCTAGTAATAGATGCCTTCTTCCCAATGGTTGAAGCGGCAGTCTTGGTTTCTATTCCGCTAGCGATCGCTTCTTTTATTATTGGTATGGCGATTGCGGTCGGTGTCGCCTTGATCCGAGTTACACCGGTAAACGGTATATTGCACCGCATTGCACTTGCGATTGTGAAAGTGTATATCTCAATTATTCGAGGCACGCCGATGTTGGTGCAAATCTCGGTGGTGTTTTACGGTTTGCCGGCAATCGGTGTGTATATTGATCCGATTCCTGCGGCGATTATCGGTTTCTCGTTGAATATTGGTGCATACGGTTCGGAAACCGTGCGTGCGGCGATTTCTTCCGTGCCGAAAGGGCAATGGGAAGCCGGTTATACAATCGGTATGACCTATATGCAAACCTTTCGCCGTATTATTGCCCCGCAAGCGATTCGCGTGGCTGTGCCACCGTTAAGTAATACTTTTATCGGTTTGTTTAAAGATACTTCATTAGCTTCTGTGGTGACCGTAACGGAAATGTTCCGTGTCGCACAACAAATGGCGAATATGTCTTACGACTTCTTGCCGGTATATATTGAGGCGGGTTTAATTTACTGGTGTTTCTGCTGGGTGCTTTTCTTGATTCAAGCAAAACTCGAACGCCGCTTTAACCGCTTTGTGGCGAAATAA
- a CDS encoding amino acid ABC transporter ATP-binding protein, whose protein sequence is MALLSIRNLHKKYGETVAIPNLDLDLAKGEVVVILGPSGCGKSTLLRRINGLEEKQGGSIVMQDVGEFGKDLSWEASRQKVGMVFQSYELFAHLNVIENILLGPLKAQKRSRQEVEAQADKLLARVGLLDRKNAFPRELSGGQKQRIAIVRALCMNPEVILLDEITAALDPEMVREVLDVVLELAEEGMSMLIVTHEMGFAEKVADRIIFMDKGVIIEQAPPHQFFKQPQTERAKQFLTGMDY, encoded by the coding sequence ATGGCGTTACTTTCTATCCGTAATTTACATAAAAAATATGGCGAAACGGTTGCCATTCCCAATTTAGATTTGGATTTAGCCAAAGGCGAGGTCGTAGTGATTTTAGGCCCGTCCGGCTGTGGTAAAAGTACCTTATTACGCCGCATAAACGGCTTGGAAGAAAAACAAGGCGGTAGTATTGTGATGCAAGATGTCGGTGAATTTGGTAAAGATTTAAGCTGGGAAGCCTCTCGTCAAAAAGTCGGTATGGTGTTCCAAAGTTACGAATTATTCGCTCATTTAAATGTGATCGAGAATATTTTATTAGGCCCGCTCAAAGCGCAAAAACGCTCACGCCAAGAAGTGGAGGCGCAAGCGGATAAATTACTCGCCCGTGTCGGTTTATTAGATCGCAAAAACGCCTTCCCTCGAGAATTATCCGGCGGACAAAAGCAACGTATTGCGATTGTACGTGCCTTATGTATGAATCCGGAAGTGATTTTACTTGATGAAATTACCGCCGCGCTCGACCCGGAAATGGTGCGAGAAGTGCTTGATGTCGTACTGGAACTGGCGGAAGAAGGTATGTCGATGTTAATCGTCACCCACGAAATGGGCTTTGCCGAAAAAGTGGCGGATCGGATTATCTTTATGGATAAAGGTGTCATTATCGAACAAGCGCCACCACATCAGTTTTTTAAACAACCGCAAACCGAAAGAGCTAAACAGTTCTTAACTGGGATGGATTACTAA
- a CDS encoding serine dehydratase subunit alpha family protein, translating into MRISPEVEQAILLTVQQEVVPALGCTEPVSLALASAVACQYLGLLPDRIEAKVSPNLMKNGMGVTVPGTGTVGLTMAAIGAIGGDPNGGLEVLKHITAEQVELAKQMINEQKIEVSISDTEHILYSEATLFNADQQVKVRIVAHHTNVIYIEKNGELLFSKPCVVESENAENVFANLTAKDIYDFSLNVELEKISFIQQAAILNSALSQEGLNQDYGLHIGRTLQKQIGKGLISDDLLNRIVIETTAPSDARMGGANLPAMSNSGSGNQGITATMPVVVVARHLAASEAQLIRALFLSHLMAIYIHSKLPKLSALCAVTTAAMGSCAGVAWLLTGKFEAISMAISSMIGDISGIICDGAANSCAMKVSTSVSSSYKSILMALDNTQVTGNEGIVEHQIDRSINNLCAIASRSMQYTDRQVIEIMVSKPKNL; encoded by the coding sequence ATGCGTATAAGTCCAGAAGTCGAACAGGCAATTTTATTAACTGTACAGCAAGAAGTTGTGCCAGCATTAGGTTGTACCGAACCGGTTTCTTTAGCCTTGGCATCTGCGGTAGCTTGCCAATATTTAGGCTTATTACCGGATCGAATCGAAGCTAAGGTTTCGCCGAATTTAATGAAAAACGGTATGGGAGTTACCGTACCCGGGACAGGTACGGTCGGTTTAACAATGGCGGCAATCGGGGCGATTGGCGGCGATCCAAATGGTGGTTTAGAAGTCTTAAAACATATTACTGCCGAGCAAGTAGAACTTGCCAAACAAATGATTAACGAGCAGAAAATTGAAGTCAGTATTTCTGACACCGAGCATATTCTCTATTCCGAGGCAACACTATTTAATGCTGATCAGCAAGTCAAAGTGCGTATTGTCGCTCATCATACCAATGTGATTTATATTGAGAAGAACGGTGAATTACTGTTTTCCAAACCTTGTGTTGTGGAAAGTGAAAATGCGGAAAATGTCTTTGCAAATCTTACGGCGAAAGATATTTATGATTTTTCCTTAAATGTGGAATTAGAGAAGATTAGCTTTATTCAACAAGCGGCAATTTTAAATAGTGCGTTATCGCAAGAAGGCTTAAATCAGGATTACGGTTTACATATCGGGCGTACCTTGCAAAAACAAATTGGTAAAGGATTAATTAGCGATGATTTGCTTAATCGTATCGTGATTGAAACCACCGCGCCGAGTGACGCACGTATGGGCGGAGCAAATTTGCCAGCAATGAGTAATTCGGGCTCAGGTAATCAAGGGATTACCGCAACCATGCCGGTAGTCGTTGTTGCCCGTCATTTAGCCGCGAGTGAAGCACAACTGATTCGAGCGTTATTTCTTTCGCATTTAATGGCGATTTATATTCATAGCAAATTACCGAAACTCTCTGCGTTATGTGCGGTCACTACGGCGGCAATGGGCAGTTGTGCCGGTGTGGCGTGGTTATTAACCGGTAAATTTGAGGCGATTAGTATGGCAATCAGCAGTATGATCGGAGATATCAGCGGTATTATTTGTGACGGTGCGGCAAATAGCTGTGCGATGAAAGTTTCAACCAGTGTGAGTTCTAGTTATAAATCAATCTTAATGGCATTGGATAACACCCAAGTGACGGGTAATGAAGGGATTGTCGAACACCAAATTGACCGTTCGATCAACAATCTTTGTGCGATCGCTTCTCGCAGTATGCAATATACGGATCGCCAAGTGATTGAAATTATGGTTAGCAAACCAAAAAATCTATAA
- a CDS encoding ComEA family DNA-binding protein translates to MKSLKTLLTLAVAMAVSATSFAETNNPLSTMSDAVKNTAKNQVSMTKESATKALNTQVKTAKETLNVAKDQTTNKVMTAKDALNSVKTSAKDKATDMKNASKEKVTAVKAQAAEKMNGVKAQTAEKVTAAKASMAKVPASAKVNINTADAKTLQTLSGIGEAKAKAIIDYRNTVGKIKNAAELSNISGIGAATIEKVSPFLTF, encoded by the coding sequence ATGAAATCATTAAAAACACTTTTAACTCTAGCTGTTGCAATGGCTGTATCCGCTACTTCATTTGCAGAAACGAATAATCCGCTTTCAACAATGAGCGATGCAGTAAAAAATACAGCTAAAAATCAAGTATCTATGACAAAAGAAAGTGCGACAAAGGCATTAAATACGCAAGTAAAAACGGCAAAAGAAACCTTAAATGTCGCAAAAGATCAAACCACGAATAAAGTGATGACGGCAAAAGATGCTTTAAATTCAGTCAAAACATCTGCAAAAGATAAAGCGACTGATATGAAAAACGCATCGAAAGAAAAGGTGACAGCTGTAAAAGCACAAGCGGCAGAGAAAATGAATGGCGTTAAAGCACAAACGGCAGAAAAAGTAACTGCGGCTAAAGCATCAATGGCAAAAGTACCGGCTTCTGCAAAAGTAAATATTAATACCGCTGACGCAAAAACCTTACAAACCTTAAGCGGTATCGGTGAAGCGAAAGCTAAAGCAATTATCGACTATCGCAATACTGTCGGCAAAATTAAAAATGCGGCTGAATTATCCAATATTTCCGGCATTGGTGCTGCAACGATTGAGAAAGTATCACCATTTTTAACATTCTAA
- a CDS encoding amino acid ABC transporter permease, which produces MNWSYVVNAIPRFIDATVITLQLSFWGILLSLIFGLLIAIVTAYQVKPFNRLARGYIEISRNTPLLIQLFFLYYGLPKIGIKWDGFTCGIIALVFLGTSYMAEALRAGLLAVPKGQTEAAKAVGLNRFQVFRYVIFPQAWAVSIPAIGANVLFLIKETSVISAVAVAELMFVTKDIIGMDYKTNEALFLLFASYLVILLPISLLARHFENKVRSAKYGI; this is translated from the coding sequence ATGAATTGGTCTTACGTTGTTAATGCGATTCCACGCTTTATTGACGCAACAGTGATTACGCTCCAACTTTCATTTTGGGGGATTTTGTTGTCGTTAATTTTCGGCTTATTGATCGCTATTGTTACCGCTTATCAAGTCAAACCGTTTAACCGCTTGGCTCGTGGGTATATTGAAATATCTCGTAATACTCCTCTGCTCATTCAACTCTTCTTTCTTTATTACGGCTTACCGAAAATAGGCATTAAATGGGACGGTTTTACCTGCGGTATTATTGCGTTAGTTTTTCTTGGGACAAGTTATATGGCGGAAGCGTTACGTGCCGGTTTACTTGCAGTACCAAAAGGGCAAACCGAGGCGGCAAAAGCGGTTGGGTTAAACCGTTTTCAAGTATTTCGCTATGTCATTTTTCCGCAAGCATGGGCGGTATCCATTCCGGCTATTGGTGCAAATGTTCTATTTTTAATTAAAGAAACATCGGTCATCAGTGCGGTTGCTGTGGCGGAATTAATGTTTGTCACCAAAGATATTATCGGGATGGATTACAAAACCAATGAAGCCTTGTTTTTATTATTCGCCAGCTATTTAGTAATTTTATTGCCGATTTCATTGTTAGCTCGCCACTTTGAAAATAAAGTACGGAGTGCAAAATATGGGATTTGA
- a CDS encoding cysteine ABC transporter substrate-binding protein, translating to MKLSTTLKTLLITAITAFTLTACDNGNNTQSSTAKDSVAQIKEKGVIRIGVFGDKPPFGYVDSNGKSQGFDVEIAKEIANDLLGSPDKVEFVLTEAANRVEYLKSNKVDLILANFTKTPERAEVVDFAAPYMNVALGVVSPKGALITDLKQLEGKTLLVNKGTTADAYFTKNHPEIQLLKFDQNTETFDALKDGRGVALAHDNALVWAWAKENPNFDVAIGSVGPAEQIAPAVQKGNKALLDFINKEIAEFKTNGKLKAAYEKTLVPVYGNKPELLAQ from the coding sequence ATGAAACTTAGTACAACATTAAAAACATTACTGATAACCGCAATTACTGCCTTTACCTTAACCGCATGCGACAATGGGAATAACACGCAATCGTCAACAGCAAAAGATAGCGTGGCACAAATTAAAGAAAAAGGCGTCATTCGCATTGGTGTCTTTGGTGATAAACCACCGTTCGGTTATGTCGATTCCAACGGAAAAAGCCAAGGCTTTGATGTCGAAATTGCTAAAGAGATTGCTAATGACTTACTCGGCAGTCCGGATAAAGTGGAATTTGTATTAACTGAAGCGGCAAACCGTGTTGAATATTTGAAATCGAATAAAGTTGATCTGATTTTAGCTAACTTTACTAAAACACCAGAACGTGCTGAAGTGGTGGATTTTGCCGCACCTTATATGAATGTGGCGTTAGGTGTTGTTTCACCGAAAGGAGCATTAATTACCGATCTAAAACAATTAGAAGGCAAAACCCTATTAGTCAACAAAGGCACAACTGCGGATGCTTATTTCACTAAAAATCATCCTGAAATTCAGCTGTTAAAGTTCGACCAAAATACAGAAACCTTTGACGCACTTAAAGACGGACGTGGTGTAGCGTTAGCTCACGATAATGCGTTAGTTTGGGCATGGGCAAAAGAAAACCCAAATTTTGACGTGGCAATCGGTAGCGTAGGTCCTGCGGAACAAATTGCACCGGCAGTACAAAAAGGCAACAAAGCCTTATTAGACTTCATTAATAAAGAAATTGCCGAATTTAAAACAAATGGTAAATTAAAAGCCGCTTATGAAAAAACTTTAGTGCCGGTTTACGGTAATAAACCAGAATTACTTGCTCAATAA
- the mutY gene encoding A/G-specific adenine glycosylase — MKTKLQFPLAQSDPNQPFAKAVLTWFAQYGRKHLPWQQNKTLYGVWLSEVMLQQTQVVTVIPYFERFIERFPTVTDLADAHIDEVLHLWTGLGYYARARNLHKAAQQIRDQFGGEFPTDFTDVLALSGVGCSTAGAILSSVLNAPYPILDGNVKRVLSRAFAVEGWSGEKSVENKLWHLTASITPNRQVADFNQAMMDLGAMVCIRSKPKCSLCPLANLCEANRLEAWDKFPAKKPKKTLPERQAYFLIIKSGDKILLEQREAKGLWGGLYVFPQFEDMDELKQSLAEQNLQISQQLIAFRHTFSHFHLDITPILVDLDLQKNAKNQPLVVQENCGNYRLSVSSTANYWYDLQLPSEIGLATPVKRILDELSLTLTSTNKE; from the coding sequence GTGAAAACAAAATTGCAGTTCCCTTTAGCACAATCTGATCCGAATCAGCCGTTTGCCAAAGCAGTGTTAACTTGGTTCGCACAGTATGGGCGTAAACATTTACCTTGGCAACAAAATAAAACCTTATATGGTGTTTGGTTGTCGGAAGTGATGTTACAACAAACGCAGGTTGTAACAGTTATTCCGTATTTCGAACGTTTTATTGAACGTTTTCCAACGGTAACGGACTTAGCGGATGCACATATTGATGAAGTTTTGCATTTATGGACCGGGTTAGGCTATTACGCACGAGCCAGAAATTTGCATAAAGCGGCACAGCAAATTCGAGATCAATTCGGTGGTGAATTTCCGACCGATTTTACTGATGTTTTGGCGCTTTCAGGTGTTGGGTGCAGTACGGCGGGTGCGATTTTATCGTCCGTGTTAAATGCACCATATCCAATTTTAGACGGTAATGTAAAACGGGTGCTTTCTCGTGCATTTGCGGTGGAAGGCTGGAGTGGCGAAAAAAGCGTAGAAAATAAATTGTGGCACTTAACTGCAAGTATCACGCCGAATCGTCAAGTTGCCGATTTTAATCAGGCGATGATGGATCTCGGTGCTATGGTCTGTATTCGTAGCAAACCGAAATGTTCGTTATGTCCGTTAGCGAATTTATGCGAAGCGAATCGGCTTGAAGCATGGGATAAATTTCCGGCAAAAAAACCGAAGAAAACTTTACCGGAACGTCAGGCGTATTTTTTGATTATCAAATCGGGCGACAAGATTTTATTGGAACAGCGTGAAGCAAAAGGGCTTTGGGGCGGATTATACGTATTTCCGCAATTTGAAGATATGGATGAGCTTAAGCAGTCGCTTGCCGAACAGAATTTGCAAATTTCTCAGCAATTAATCGCATTTCGCCACACATTCAGCCATTTTCATTTAGATATTACCCCGATTTTGGTAGATCTGGATTTGCAAAAAAATGCTAAAAATCAACCGCTTGTCGTACAAGAAAATTGCGGAAATTATCGCCTTTCAGTATCTTCAACCGCTAATTATTGGTATGATTTACAATTACCGAGCGAAATAGGTTTGGCAACGCCCGTAAAACGTATTTTGGACGAACTCAGTTTAACGCTAACTAGCACTAATAAGGAATAA
- a CDS encoding VOC family protein, which produces MSTPILGFHHVAIIAGDYAKSKHFYTQILGAEIIEETYRAARESYKLDLRFADGSQIELFSFPNPPQRPNSPEACGLRHLAFRVKDVQQAVEFLAKNAVKCEPIRIDDLTGKRFTFFKDPDGLPLEFYEI; this is translated from the coding sequence ATGTCAACACCCATTCTCGGCTTCCATCACGTCGCAATTATTGCCGGTGATTATGCCAAATCCAAACATTTTTATACGCAAATTCTCGGTGCGGAAATTATTGAAGAAACTTACCGTGCGGCACGTGAAAGCTATAAGCTCGATCTTCGTTTTGCCGACGGTTCGCAAATTGAATTATTTAGTTTTCCGAATCCGCCACAACGCCCAAATAGTCCGGAGGCCTGTGGCTTGCGCCATTTAGCGTTTCGTGTAAAAGATGTGCAACAAGCGGTCGAATTTTTAGCAAAAAATGCAGTGAAATGTGAACCGATTCGAATTGATGATTTGACCGGTAAACGCTTCACTTTCTTTAAAGATCCGGACGGTTTACCGCTAGAGTTTTATGAAATTTAA
- a CDS encoding oxidative damage protection protein, with the protein MARIVFCEYLKQEAEGLDFQLYPGELGKRIFDSISKQAWSEWIKKQTMLVNEKKLNMMNPEHRKLLETEMVNFLFEGKDVQIEGYIPVE; encoded by the coding sequence ATGGCTCGTATTGTATTTTGTGAGTATTTAAAACAAGAAGCTGAAGGCTTAGATTTTCAATTATATCCCGGCGAATTGGGTAAGCGTATTTTTGATTCTATTAGTAAACAAGCGTGGTCGGAATGGATTAAAAAACAAACGATGCTCGTGAATGAGAAAAAATTAAATATGATGAATCCTGAGCATCGCAAATTACTTGAAACGGAAATGGTTAACTTCCTATTTGAAGGTAAAGATGTTCAGATCGAAGGTTATATTCCTGTCGAATAG
- a CDS encoding amino acid ABC transporter permease codes for MGFDWLFEGQNAARLSQGLWLTAQISFISVGLSLVFGTLFGLLMRANHVFVRAVCRFYLETIRIVPILVWLFALYFGLSTWFNLHISGFWVCIGVFTLWGIAEMGDLVRGALASIEKHQIESARALGLNRWQIFQYIELPQGTRRVLPGAINLFTRMVKTSSLVALIGVIEMVKVGQQIIENALLTNPSASFFVYGLIFVLYFLICYPLSLLATRLEHKWES; via the coding sequence ATGGGATTTGATTGGTTATTTGAAGGGCAAAATGCCGCAAGACTCTCTCAAGGTTTATGGCTAACTGCCCAGATTTCATTTATTTCGGTCGGTTTATCCTTGGTATTCGGCACACTATTCGGCCTACTGATGCGAGCAAACCATGTTTTTGTACGTGCTGTTTGTCGCTTTTATTTAGAAACTATTCGGATTGTGCCGATTTTAGTATGGTTATTTGCCCTCTACTTTGGGTTATCTACTTGGTTTAATCTGCATATTAGCGGTTTTTGGGTATGTATTGGGGTATTTACCTTGTGGGGTATCGCCGAAATGGGCGACTTAGTACGAGGTGCATTAGCTTCGATTGAAAAACACCAAATCGAATCCGCCCGTGCATTAGGCCTAAATCGTTGGCAGATTTTCCAATATATTGAATTACCACAAGGGACACGCCGTGTGTTACCGGGAGCGATTAATCTGTTTACCCGTATGGTCAAAACCAGTTCACTCGTCGCCTTAATTGGCGTGATCGAAATGGTTAAAGTCGGACAGCAAATCATTGAAAATGCGTTATTGACGAACCCAAGTGCATCCTTTTTTGTCTATGGATTAATCTTCGTCTTATATTTCCTGATTTGTTATCCTCTGTCACTGCTTGCAACACGCTTAGAACATAAATGGGAGAGCTAA
- the hslV gene encoding ATP-dependent protease subunit HslV: MTTIVCVRKDGKVAIGGDGQATLGNCVEKGTVRKVRRMYKDKVVTGFAGSTADAFILRDLFEKKLELHQGHLIKSAVELAKEWRTERSLRKLEAMMIVANESEFLLVSGSGDVIEPEQDVLAIGSGGNYAKAALALLRTQNNLSAKEIVAEALKIAGDIDIYSNHNHVIEEV; the protein is encoded by the coding sequence ATGACAACGATCGTATGTGTTCGTAAAGATGGCAAAGTCGCTATCGGTGGTGACGGACAAGCAACGCTAGGTAATTGTGTAGAAAAAGGCACGGTACGCAAAGTACGCCGTATGTATAAAGATAAAGTGGTAACCGGTTTTGCAGGTTCAACTGCCGATGCGTTTATCTTACGTGATTTATTCGAGAAAAAATTAGAATTACACCAAGGTCACTTAATCAAATCTGCGGTGGAACTGGCAAAAGAATGGCGTACCGAACGTTCACTTCGTAAATTAGAAGCGATGATGATTGTGGCAAACGAAAGCGAATTTTTATTAGTTTCAGGCTCGGGCGATGTAATTGAGCCGGAACAAGACGTGTTAGCCATTGGCTCCGGCGGTAACTATGCCAAAGCGGCACTTGCACTACTTCGCACGCAAAATAATTTATCTGCAAAAGAAATCGTGGCGGAAGCATTAAAAATCGCCGGTGATATTGATATTTACAGCAACCATAATCACGTAATCGAAGAAGTTTAA
- a CDS encoding amino acid ABC transporter ATP-binding protein yields MIKISNIHKTFGDNTILRGIDLEIKKGQVVVILGPSGSGKTTFLRCLNALEMPEQGTITFDGSEPLSVDFSAKNIKKQILVLRRKSGMVFQNYNLFPHKTALENVMEGPVFVQGKKPEQAKEEAEKLLAKVGLSDKAQLYPFQLSGGQQQRVGIARALAIQPELMLFDEPTSALDPELVQDVLNTMKELALEGWTMVVVTHEIKFALDVADVVVVMDGGEIVEQGSPAQLFQNPQHERTKRFLHQIRVD; encoded by the coding sequence ATGATCAAAATTAGCAATATTCATAAAACTTTTGGTGATAACACGATTTTACGTGGTATTGATCTGGAAATTAAAAAAGGTCAGGTGGTGGTAATTCTTGGACCTTCTGGTTCCGGTAAAACCACATTTTTACGTTGTTTAAATGCGTTGGAAATGCCGGAGCAAGGCACTATCACGTTTGACGGTTCAGAGCCGTTAAGCGTAGATTTTTCCGCGAAAAATATCAAAAAACAGATTCTTGTCCTACGCCGTAAATCGGGTATGGTGTTCCAAAATTACAACTTATTTCCACACAAAACCGCATTGGAAAATGTGATGGAAGGTCCGGTATTTGTGCAAGGTAAAAAGCCGGAACAAGCTAAAGAGGAAGCCGAGAAATTATTGGCAAAAGTCGGTTTATCCGATAAAGCACAGCTTTACCCGTTCCAATTATCCGGCGGTCAGCAACAGCGTGTCGGCATTGCTCGTGCATTAGCGATTCAGCCGGAACTGATGTTATTTGATGAACCGACTTCGGCACTTGATCCGGAATTAGTGCAAGATGTGTTGAATACCATGAAAGAGTTGGCACTAGAAGGCTGGACAATGGTGGTGGTTACGCACGAAATCAAGTTTGCATTAGATGTGGCGGATGTAGTGGTCGTGATGGACGGTGGAGAAATTGTCGAACAAGGTTCGCCGGCACAGCTTTTCCAAAATCCACAACACGAACGTACTAAACGTTTTTTACATCAAATTCGTGTGGATTAG
- the sfsA gene encoding DNA/RNA nuclease SfsA, protein MQFPSLSCGILIKRYKRFLADILSPNGEQITLHCPNTGAMTGCATAGDIVWFSTSDNPKRKYAHTWELTQTQAGDFICVNTQRANQLVQEALENRWIDEFAEYQTILPEQKYGAENSRIDFLLKADNQPDCFVEVKSTTLLTENGLGMFPDAKTERGQKHLRELVAIAESGQQAVIFFAILHTGIQRFSVAKQIDPQYAALFEQAKNAGVKVLAYKAQIESANNKPVAMNLQFSCEI, encoded by the coding sequence ATGCAATTTCCTTCTCTTTCTTGCGGCATATTAATCAAACGTTATAAACGTTTTTTAGCCGATATTCTGTCGCCTAACGGCGAGCAAATTACCCTACATTGTCCCAACACCGGTGCAATGACCGGCTGTGCCACTGCCGGCGATATCGTTTGGTTTTCCACCTCTGATAATCCTAAACGCAAATATGCTCACACTTGGGAACTAACCCAAACTCAAGCAGGCGATTTTATTTGTGTAAATACCCAACGAGCTAATCAGCTGGTGCAAGAGGCATTAGAAAATCGCTGGATAGATGAATTTGCCGAGTACCAAACCATCTTGCCCGAACAAAAATACGGGGCGGAAAATAGTCGGATTGATTTTCTGTTAAAAGCGGACAATCAGCCCGACTGTTTTGTAGAAGTAAAATCCACCACCTTACTCACCGAAAACGGCTTGGGGATGTTCCCTGATGCCAAAACAGAACGAGGACAAAAACACTTGCGAGAACTGGTCGCGATTGCTGAATCAGGGCAACAAGCGGTCATATTTTTCGCAATTTTACACACCGGTATCCAACGTTTTTCCGTGGCAAAACAGATTGATCCGCAATATGCCGCCTTATTTGAACAAGCGAAAAATGCTGGAGTAAAAGTGTTAGCGTATAAAGCTCAAATCGAATCAGCGAACAACAAGCCGGTTGCGATGAATTTGCAATTTTCTTGTGAAATCTGA